Proteins from a genomic interval of Drosophila melanogaster chromosome 2R:
- the ppk12 gene encoding pickpocket 12, protein MEPSPSAGTERQGSSLFLLKSFVRSLRQFLNQTSLHGLKFVGDSGLSSWERSFFLGSFVTALIITVHLISNIYVKWDSTPVIIGISPQATSILKVPFPAITICNMNQVQRSLVANYREGSNESALLKLLCESDSWESSEADEEFSASNFVTNNLKISEFVSNHSQSCERMLLFCRFSAVERNCSQLFQQILTDEGLCCVFNFQPPEYLYKPFANNNRNLTNSDGFESVMWDPESGYPEQLPPKFYPATASGTGITLGFTAVLDAEMGEYYCSSTNGPGFKVYFHNPIEVPKVKEAGLISAIGYETNYRIEMVRAEAVPAIRSISRDGRQCLFKNEKELIFYRIYTRLNCENECLAAFLYDTCSCIPFDHPLIYSNASICSMGDTSCVRRAQRASNRPGWAKCRQQCLPSCFDLNYLASGFSFPLASNNFQLANALVESFNKSYLSKNIAVINVYFRESVYYGNTKNAYVGLTEFLSNVGGVMGLFMGFSVISLAEILYFLILKPLAELFVWKRSSHVDSEKSLKHNAFGIEKGQSSDNPSFWHSKELYPKGVSISAYENAKSTKGLNYQ, encoded by the exons GTCAGCCGGAACGGAAAGGCAGGGATCCTCGTTATTTCTGCTGAAGAGCTTCGTCAGGAGTCTGCGGCAGTTCCTCAACCAGACTAGTCTGCATGGACTCAAGTTTGTGGGCGATTCCGGCCTGAGTAGCTGGGAGAG ATCGTTTTTCCTTGGCTCCTTTGTCACCGCCCTCATCATCACGGTGCACCTCATATCGAACATCTATGTGAAGTGGGATAGCACGCCGGTTATAATCGGCATCAGCCCACAGGCCACCTCCATTTTGAAGGTTCCTTTTCCGGCAATAACCATATGCAATATGAACCAGGTGCAGAGGAGTCTGGTAGCCAATTACAGAGA GGGCTCCAATGAAAGTGCCCTTCTGAAGCTATTATGTGAATCGGATAGCTGGGAATCCAGTGAGGCTGATGAGGAGTTCTCCGCTTCGAATTTTGTCACGAACAACCTGAAGATATCCGAATTTGTTTCAAATCACTCGCAGTCCTGCGAGAGAATGTTGCTTTTTTGTAGATTCAGTGCCGTGGAGCGAAACTGTTCGCAACTGTTTCAGCAGATCCTGACGGATGAGGGCCTGTGTTGCGTCTTCAATTTTCAACCACCGGAATATCTCTACAAGCCATT TGCAAATAACAACCGGAACTTGACGAACTCTGATGGGTTTGAAAGTGTTATGTGGGATCCGGAGTCAGGATATCCGGAACAATTGCCCCCCAAGTTCTATCCAGCCACCGCTAGTG GCACTGGTATCACCTTGGGATTTACTGCCGTACTTGATGCTGAGATGGGCGAATACTATTGCTCTTCGACCAATGGACCTGGTTTTAAA GTTTACTTTCACAATCCCATCGAAGTTCCCAAGGTGAAGGAGGCGGGCCTCATCTCAGCCATTGGCTACGAAACCAACTATCGAATTGAGATGGTTCGTGCCGAGGCGGTTCCGGCCATTCGATCTATATCCCGCGATGGCCGGCAGTGCCTGTTCAAGAACGAGAAGGAGCTGATCTTTTATCGTATCTATACGCGACTCAACTGCGAGAACGAGTGCCTGGCCGCATTCCTCTACGACACCTGCTCCTGCATTCCGTTCGACCATCCGCTCATCTACAGCAACGCCAGCATCTGCTCCATGGGGGACACGTCCTGTGTGCGACGGGCACAGAGGGCGTCCAATCGACCTGGTTGGGCCAAGTGCCGCCAGCAGTGCCTGCCCAGTTGCTTCGATCTCAACTACTTGGCCAGTGGCTTCTCCTTCCCGCTGGCCTCCAACAACTTCCAGCTGGCCAACGCGCTGGTGGAGAGCTTCAACAAGTCCTATCTCAGCAAGAATATTGCCGTGATAAACGTTTATTTCCGGGAGTCGGTCTACTATGGAAACACCAAGAATGCATACGTGGGATTGACAGAGTTCTTGT CAAACGTCGGTGGTGTAATGGGTCTGTTCATGGGCTTTAGTGTCATCTCCCTGGCCGAGATCCTATACTTCTTGATCTTAAAACCACTCGCTGAGCTTTTCGTTTGGAAGAGGTCATCTCATGTGGACTCAGAGAAGAGCCTCAAACACAATGCCTTCGGTATTGAAAAAGGACAATCTTCAGACAACCCCAGTTTCTGGCACTCAAAAGAGCTGTATCCCAAAGGTGTTTCAATAAGTGCCTACGAAAATGCTAAAAGTACGAAAGGATTAAATTACCAATAA